In the genome of Xanthocytophaga agilis, one region contains:
- a CDS encoding MerR family transcriptional regulator has protein sequence MSEEIKKIYYTISEVADKFNVTASLLRFWESEFPMLKPRKNKKGDRRYTEKDIEVVQKIYHLVKEKGYTLQGAKEMIRSKANQPPDKAAIIESLENLKTFLSQLKERLEQSS, from the coding sequence ATGTCTGAAGAAATAAAGAAGATATACTACACCATTAGTGAAGTTGCAGATAAATTCAATGTAACGGCATCGCTGTTACGCTTTTGGGAAAGTGAGTTCCCAATGTTAAAACCCAGGAAGAATAAAAAAGGAGATCGCCGCTATACCGAGAAAGATATAGAAGTTGTGCAAAAGATATATCACCTTGTCAAAGAAAAGGGGTATACACTACAGGGAGCGAAAGAGATGATAAGAAGTAAAGCCAATCAGCCCCCTGACAAAGCAGCTATTATTGAATCTTTAGAAAATCTCAAGACTTTTCTTTCTCAACTGAAAGAAAGACTGGAGCAAAGCTCCTAA
- a CDS encoding RidA family protein: protein MTKTIIFSPDAPAPIGPYSQAVQVDNTIYVSGQIALDQATGKLMTDEGIVIETHQVMRNIRFILREAGVDFDNVVKSTIFVKDLGNFAAINEVYGSYFAELPPARETVEVSRLPKDVNVEISCIAIL, encoded by the coding sequence ATGACCAAAACCATCATTTTTTCTCCAGACGCACCAGCACCTATCGGCCCTTACAGCCAGGCCGTACAAGTAGATAATACCATTTATGTTTCCGGACAGATTGCACTCGATCAGGCAACTGGTAAACTGATGACAGATGAAGGCATTGTCATTGAAACACATCAGGTAATGCGTAACATTCGGTTTATTCTACGCGAGGCCGGTGTAGACTTTGACAATGTGGTGAAAAGCACCATCTTCGTAAAAGACCTCGGCAACTTTGCAGCAATCAACGAAGTATATGGAAGTTACTTTGCAGAACTGCCTCCTGCACGGGAAACAGTAGAAGTAAGCCGTCTTCCCAAAGATGTAAACGTGGAAATCTCCTGCATTGCAATTCTATAA
- a CDS encoding restriction endonuclease subunit S, protein MKLHDIADIKTGITFRNRLLDNLDGEIEVIQMRDINADLSISGRLVRISNEQIKAKHFLQPGQLILLAKGKYTKACMIEPSEKKRVISSAFFSIRIKPTQKVLPEYLRWFLNLPQSETYFRSNASGTSMFSLPMSVLKNLDVAVPPIEVQEKIVHLVNDREKEKATLMALEEKKDSYLQQLMLHEVYKD, encoded by the coding sequence ATGAAATTACATGACATAGCTGACATCAAAACTGGTATAACTTTTCGAAATCGCTTGTTAGACAATCTGGATGGGGAAATAGAAGTTATACAAATGCGTGACATTAATGCTGACTTATCAATCTCAGGCCGTCTTGTTCGCATTAGCAATGAACAGATCAAGGCAAAACATTTTTTGCAACCTGGTCAGCTGATTCTACTCGCAAAAGGAAAGTATACAAAAGCCTGCATGATTGAACCGTCAGAGAAAAAGAGAGTTATTTCTTCCGCATTTTTTTCCATCCGCATTAAGCCTACCCAAAAAGTTCTTCCCGAGTACCTGAGATGGTTTCTCAATCTTCCCCAAAGTGAAACCTATTTTCGTTCCAATGCATCAGGCACAAGTATGTTTTCACTTCCAATGAGTGTTCTGAAAAATCTGGATGTAGCAGTTCCTCCCATTGAAGTACAGGAAAAAATTGTACATCTTGTCAATGACCGGGAAAAAGAGAAGGCAACTTTAATGGCACTTGAGGAGAAAAAAGATTCATATCTGCAACAACTCATGTTACACGAAGTGTATAAAGACTAA
- a CDS encoding ArnT family glycosyltransferase gives MRFYLLFLFLFAILFIFLSFDGYYFYDDTTYAHYAFYLSQGKLVLNEEIFSHRLGIIIPTALAYKLSGVNDISTVWVSVACTLTCLYLIYFVFKKYDSKVAIWAMVLFGLDFYTLFFSNKLYPDVSLTCMALLSAICLHQRNDQWGKPLLFCVANLWGFLCKETIVYLLPFYLLVCIYDWRQKQHLLFWQRAFMIGSILLAGYFGFYYLYTGNPLYRFQIIQDGHYVATYNYFHKPASALIPRLTYEPVIMLIHSGMIICIGAALPFLFRRNFWNWRIWTNEMFWSRLAFCGLCMFWGFTTSFKYYNPNALFPRMILFLIPFFAIASAFELSRLTAKKSFVLAMTFLIVAGIARYTGVPNQALHYGLLALGWGFIGGLYQFIPSSFVLNKQLYTPLIAGLLLVHPIYSMLKPSETGYTAEKHLIQKYLSHPVTSTMVFTDNKLMNGVDFYYQFNQPASIHFLPYEQLLEQQKQLTSSTEVFVLINSYSVEYFRLIGTPPPIYIDSPPVSWQLVANEGGIRLYKVPLI, from the coding sequence ATGCGTTTTTATTTACTTTTTCTTTTTCTATTTGCTATCCTGTTCATTTTTTTGTCGTTTGATGGGTATTATTTCTATGATGATACAACCTATGCCCACTATGCTTTCTATTTGTCTCAGGGTAAACTCGTACTAAACGAAGAAATATTCAGTCACAGACTGGGTATTATTATTCCAACAGCACTTGCTTATAAGCTTTCTGGTGTAAATGATATATCCACAGTATGGGTCTCAGTAGCCTGTACTCTTACCTGTCTATATCTTATCTATTTTGTCTTTAAAAAATATGATTCGAAAGTTGCAATCTGGGCAATGGTTTTATTTGGGTTAGACTTCTATACCTTGTTCTTTTCCAATAAGCTGTATCCGGATGTTTCGCTTACTTGTATGGCACTTCTGAGTGCAATTTGTTTGCACCAGCGAAATGATCAATGGGGCAAACCTCTCCTATTCTGTGTAGCTAATTTGTGGGGCTTTTTATGTAAAGAAACTATTGTATACCTGCTTCCTTTCTATTTACTTGTCTGTATATATGATTGGCGTCAAAAGCAACACCTCTTGTTCTGGCAAAGAGCTTTTATGATTGGCTCCATTCTGCTGGCAGGATATTTCGGCTTCTATTATCTATATACAGGTAATCCGTTGTATCGTTTTCAGATCATTCAGGATGGTCATTATGTGGCTACCTATAATTACTTCCATAAACCAGCTTCGGCACTTATACCACGCCTCACCTACGAACCTGTTATTATGTTGATTCATTCAGGAATGATTATTTGTATTGGTGCAGCATTACCTTTTTTGTTTCGCAGAAATTTTTGGAATTGGAGAATCTGGACTAATGAAATGTTTTGGAGTCGATTGGCATTCTGTGGATTATGTATGTTCTGGGGATTTACAACTAGCTTTAAATATTACAATCCCAATGCGCTGTTTCCACGAATGATTCTCTTTCTTATTCCCTTTTTTGCCATTGCCTCTGCATTTGAGTTAAGCCGTCTTACCGCAAAAAAATCTTTTGTACTTGCGATGACCTTTCTTATTGTAGCAGGTATAGCCCGGTATACGGGTGTGCCCAATCAGGCACTTCACTATGGATTACTGGCTCTTGGATGGGGTTTCATAGGAGGTCTATATCAGTTTATACCATCTTCTTTTGTTTTGAACAAACAACTTTATACACCTTTGATAGCAGGTTTGTTGTTAGTACACCCTATTTATTCTATGCTAAAACCGTCTGAAACCGGATATACAGCAGAAAAACATCTTATCCAAAAGTATCTATCCCACCCTGTAACTTCAACGATGGTTTTTACAGATAATAAGCTCATGAATGGAGTTGACTTTTATTATCAGTTCAATCAACCAGCCTCTATTCATTTCTTACCATACGAACAACTTTTGGAACAACAAAAACAGCTTACTTCTTCTACCGAGGTCTTTGTATTAATCAACTCTTATTCTGTGGAATATTTCCGTCTGATAGGCACCCCTCCTCCTATATATATAGATTCACCACCTGTTTCATGGCAACTTGTTGCAAATGAAGGAGGCATCCGGTTATATAAAGTTCCTCTTATCTGA
- a CDS encoding LytTR family DNA-binding domain-containing protein: protein MSSQTTITYHDKWLFMWVVPIANLINYYLTYKNIQLDTFFLLTFLIDTAEGYLALIIFRKIILYLDQKFPYHSNISLRLIIQGCVTAVAFLGTIISLTVIINFSATDKPIPLKFFTHDVFIFLIWVLVLNGIYISLYFYQSANNTNIPVSQEESEPKAVMDKLEVKLGKQVIFLDLKTILCFYVEEETVFVKTEDKRYVVDTSLDKLEELLSPELFFRANRQIILNRNLVAGITKAENGKLIVQLTESRGLPDQITISRTKAPAFKKWVQAAVPHLTT from the coding sequence ATGTCATCCCAAACAACAATTACCTACCATGATAAATGGTTATTCATGTGGGTTGTTCCAATTGCCAACCTGATAAACTATTACCTCACTTACAAAAACATACAACTGGATACGTTTTTTCTGCTGACATTTCTGATTGACACCGCAGAAGGATACCTGGCTCTTATTATATTTCGCAAAATCATTCTTTATCTAGACCAGAAGTTTCCCTACCATTCTAATATAAGTCTTCGACTGATTATCCAGGGATGTGTGACCGCTGTTGCCTTTCTGGGGACTATAATCAGCTTAACGGTTATCATAAATTTTAGCGCCACAGACAAACCCATTCCATTGAAATTTTTCACACATGATGTATTTATTTTTCTGATATGGGTTCTGGTCTTGAATGGTATTTACATTAGCCTGTATTTTTATCAATCTGCCAATAATACCAACATTCCTGTAAGTCAGGAAGAATCTGAACCGAAGGCTGTAATGGATAAACTGGAGGTAAAGTTGGGAAAACAAGTGATCTTTCTGGATTTGAAAACAATCCTTTGTTTTTATGTAGAAGAAGAAACGGTTTTTGTAAAAACAGAAGACAAGCGTTATGTTGTGGATACTTCATTGGATAAACTGGAAGAACTACTCAGTCCTGAATTATTTTTCAGGGCAAACCGACAGATAATTTTGAATCGGAATTTAGTTGCAGGTATTACAAAAGCTGAGAATGGAAAATTGATTGTACAACTGACAGAAAGCAGAGGTTTGCCGGATCAGATTACAATCAGTCGGACCAAAGCACCTGCCTTTAAGAAATGGGTACAGGCTGCTGTACCACATCTCACCACCTGA
- the nagB gene encoding glucosamine-6-phosphate deaminase — protein sequence MQQLSYERIPTSVYGTADEASAAVANEIAALIRQKQQEGKPAVLGLATGSSPKKVYAELIRLHRKEGLSFQNVITFNLDEYYPMQPDALQSYVRFMKEFLFDHVDIPVQNYHIPDGTLSMEKIREYCMDYEKQMELHGGLDFQLLGIGRNGHIGFNEPGSHENSRTRLMTLDQTTRVDAAMDFGGLSKVPRRAITMGVLPILQAKRVVLIAWGEHKAGIIKQAVEGPVVESVPASYLQGHHNVSVVLDESAASELTSRKAPWLIDDVVWDRAMIKKAVANLALTLGKPVLKLTNKDYNDYGLSDLLAQHGQAYDLNIDVFNWLQHTITGWPGGKPNADDTNRPERADPVKKRCLIFSPHPDDDIISMGGTFQRLVDQGHEVHVAYQTSGNIAVADDEALRFADFVVDFNDRFNITSPQADKIFRDAARFLRTKKDSEKDTDAVRYIKGLIRKGEAKNTCRFVGIPMENVHFLTMPFYETGLVQKKPLGEEDYQLVTDLIDKVKPHQVYAAGDLADPHGTHKVCLDAVMEALRRLKAKDFMKDCWVWLYKGAWAEWDIDQIEMAVPMSPDQVMKKRLGIFKHQSQKDGVVFQGTDEREFWQRAEDRNRKTAELYNKLGLAEYAAMEAFVRWKF from the coding sequence ATGCAGCAATTGAGTTATGAGCGAATTCCTACCAGTGTTTATGGAACGGCAGATGAAGCTTCTGCCGCTGTAGCTAATGAAATTGCGGCTTTAATCCGTCAAAAGCAACAGGAAGGTAAGCCAGCTGTACTGGGATTGGCAACGGGATCATCTCCCAAAAAAGTCTATGCCGAGCTAATTCGGCTACACAGAAAAGAGGGATTAAGCTTTCAGAATGTAATTACTTTCAATCTGGATGAATATTATCCCATGCAACCGGATGCTTTGCAAAGTTATGTTCGGTTTATGAAAGAGTTTTTATTTGATCATGTGGATATTCCTGTACAAAATTACCACATTCCGGACGGGACTCTGTCAATGGAAAAAATACGGGAATACTGTATGGATTATGAGAAGCAAATGGAGTTGCATGGCGGACTGGATTTTCAGTTATTGGGTATAGGAAGAAATGGCCATATTGGGTTTAATGAACCAGGATCACACGAAAATTCACGTACCCGTTTGATGACACTGGATCAGACGACACGCGTTGATGCTGCAATGGACTTTGGTGGGTTGTCAAAAGTACCACGAAGAGCCATCACAATGGGGGTATTACCCATATTACAGGCTAAACGAGTGGTATTGATTGCCTGGGGAGAACATAAAGCTGGAATCATCAAACAGGCAGTAGAGGGACCTGTTGTAGAATCGGTTCCTGCTTCTTATCTACAAGGACATCACAACGTGTCTGTAGTACTGGATGAGTCTGCCGCATCTGAACTAACCAGCCGTAAGGCACCTTGGCTGATTGATGATGTGGTGTGGGATCGTGCGATGATTAAGAAGGCTGTAGCGAATCTGGCACTGACTTTGGGGAAACCCGTTCTGAAACTGACCAATAAAGACTATAATGATTATGGACTCAGTGATCTGTTGGCACAACACGGACAGGCATATGACTTGAATATTGATGTGTTTAACTGGCTTCAACATACTATTACCGGATGGCCCGGTGGAAAGCCAAATGCCGATGATACCAATCGTCCTGAAAGGGCTGATCCTGTAAAGAAACGATGTCTGATATTTAGTCCTCATCCGGATGATGATATTATTTCTATGGGTGGCACCTTCCAGCGTCTGGTAGATCAGGGACATGAAGTACATGTAGCTTACCAAACATCTGGTAATATTGCTGTGGCAGATGATGAGGCTCTACGATTTGCTGACTTTGTAGTAGATTTTAATGATCGTTTTAATATTACCAGTCCTCAGGCTGATAAAATCTTCAGAGATGCTGCCCGCTTTTTGCGAACCAAAAAAGATAGCGAAAAGGATACAGATGCTGTTCGTTATATTAAGGGATTGATTCGTAAGGGTGAAGCGAAAAATACATGTCGTTTTGTTGGTATCCCTATGGAAAATGTACATTTTCTGACTATGCCTTTTTACGAAACAGGACTTGTCCAGAAAAAGCCTTTGGGTGAAGAAGATTATCAGCTTGTGACAGACCTTATCGACAAGGTAAAACCCCATCAGGTATATGCAGCAGGAGACTTAGCCGATCCGCATGGTACACATAAAGTTTGTCTGGATGCCGTAATGGAAGCATTACGTCGTTTGAAAGCCAAAGATTTTATGAAAGATTGTTGGGTATGGTTATACAAAGGTGCCTGGGCTGAGTGGGATATTGATCAGATTGAAATGGCTGTACCAATGAGTCCGGATCAGGTAATGAAGAAGCGCTTGGGTATATTTAAGCACCAGTCTCAAAAGGACGGAGTTGTATTTCAGGGAACAGATGAACGCGAATTTTGGCAAAGGGCTGAAGATCGTAATCGCAAAACCGCAGAGTTGTATAACAAACTCGGTTTGGCCGAATACGCAGCCATGGAAGCATTTGTCAGATGGAAATTCTAA
- the alaS gene encoding alanine--tRNA ligase, with protein sequence MTSHEIRQQFLDFFRSKGHLIVPSAPLVLKNDPTLMFTNSGMVQFKDYFLGNGVPPSRRIADTQKCLRVSGKHNDLEDVGFDGTHHTMFEMLGNWSFGDYFKQDAIAWSWELLTDVLKIPKDRLYATVFGGDTAEGLASDEEAKDLWKQYLPENHILYGNKKDNFWEMGEQGPCGPCSEIHVDLRSDAERAIVPGETLVNKDHPKVIEIWNNVFMQFERKADKSLVTLPAKHVDTGMGFERLCMVLQGVEYTYDTDVFTPFIRFIEQHSNKKYTGSYDRKSLTDVAMRVVVDHIRAVAFTIADGQLPSNNGSGYVIRRILRRAVRYYYSFLEIKEPFLHRLVPLLANEFATVFPELKAQEEFVKKVILEEEKSFLRTLEDGLERLEAVEIKSDFLDGRTVFELYDTYGFPADLTRLIMSEKGISVDENGFKVALAEQKNRSKADAEKQVGDWVVLDDTPKVTFVGYDELSVNDSKVLKYRITKDKKGEQFQIVLSKTPFYPEGGGQVGDTGVMSFDGEEIKVVDTKKENDLVIHVVDKLPADIKATVIAYVSDTKRHLTENNHSATHLLHAALRRVLGTHVAQKGSLVNEQYLRFDFSHFEKVTDEQLAEIEHIVNQKIRENIALQEDRSLPIEEARKAGAMMLFGEKYGDTVRMITFDPSYSRELCGGCHVSATGKIGLFKITSEAGVAAGVRRIEAITADAAETYVDEQTTLLKEIKELLKNPKDVKKAIADLLEEKGKLTKQVEVYENQQLQTLKDELVKKAQTVNGIQVVSEKVAVPSADALKQLAYDLKAKMDQSFIVLAADIQGKPQIAVMITDELVKEKSLHAGNIVKELAKEIKGGGGGQPFFATAGGSDVSGLDRVVEKGKQLV encoded by the coding sequence ATGACGTCGCACGAGATCAGACAGCAGTTTTTAGATTTTTTTCGTTCCAAAGGCCATTTGATTGTTCCTTCTGCTCCGCTTGTTCTTAAAAATGACCCAACCCTAATGTTTACTAACTCAGGTATGGTGCAGTTTAAGGATTACTTTCTGGGCAATGGAGTTCCTCCTTCCAGACGGATTGCAGATACACAGAAATGTTTGCGGGTAAGTGGTAAACACAATGACCTGGAAGATGTGGGCTTTGACGGAACACACCATACCATGTTTGAGATGCTGGGAAACTGGTCATTTGGAGATTACTTTAAGCAGGATGCCATTGCCTGGTCTTGGGAGTTGTTGACTGATGTGTTGAAAATACCAAAAGATCGGTTGTATGCAACCGTTTTTGGAGGAGATACTGCTGAAGGGTTAGCCTCAGATGAGGAAGCAAAGGATTTATGGAAACAATACCTGCCTGAAAACCATATTCTGTATGGTAATAAAAAGGATAACTTCTGGGAAATGGGAGAGCAGGGACCTTGTGGACCTTGTAGTGAGATTCACGTAGACTTACGTTCAGATGCTGAACGGGCAATCGTACCTGGTGAAACATTGGTGAACAAAGATCATCCGAAGGTGATTGAGATCTGGAACAACGTATTTATGCAGTTTGAACGGAAAGCAGATAAGTCATTGGTAACTCTTCCTGCCAAACATGTAGATACAGGTATGGGCTTTGAGCGCCTTTGTATGGTATTGCAGGGAGTAGAGTATACCTATGATACAGATGTGTTTACTCCTTTCATCCGGTTTATTGAGCAGCATTCCAATAAAAAATATACGGGTAGTTATGACCGCAAAAGTTTGACAGACGTTGCGATGCGTGTAGTGGTGGATCATATTCGTGCCGTTGCCTTTACGATTGCAGATGGTCAATTACCATCTAACAATGGTTCCGGGTATGTAATTCGCCGTATTCTGCGCCGTGCTGTACGGTATTATTATTCGTTTTTAGAGATAAAAGAGCCTTTCCTACATCGGTTAGTTCCTTTACTGGCAAATGAGTTTGCTACTGTATTTCCTGAATTGAAGGCTCAGGAAGAATTTGTAAAAAAGGTTATTCTGGAAGAGGAGAAAAGTTTCCTAAGAACTTTGGAGGACGGTTTGGAAAGATTGGAAGCGGTTGAAATTAAGTCTGATTTTTTAGATGGAAGAACAGTTTTTGAATTATATGATACGTATGGGTTTCCTGCAGATTTAACAAGGTTGATAATGTCAGAGAAAGGAATTTCCGTAGATGAAAATGGCTTTAAAGTGGCATTAGCTGAACAGAAAAATCGTAGTAAGGCAGATGCAGAGAAACAGGTAGGAGACTGGGTTGTGTTAGATGATACACCTAAAGTTACCTTTGTAGGTTATGATGAACTGTCTGTTAATGACTCAAAGGTGCTGAAATATCGGATTACCAAAGATAAAAAAGGAGAACAGTTCCAGATTGTATTAAGTAAAACACCTTTCTACCCGGAAGGTGGTGGTCAGGTGGGTGATACCGGTGTAATGAGTTTTGATGGAGAGGAAATCAAGGTAGTTGATACCAAAAAGGAGAATGATCTGGTGATTCATGTGGTAGACAAGCTACCTGCTGATATTAAAGCAACGGTTATTGCATATGTAAGCGATACAAAACGTCATCTGACAGAGAACAATCACTCCGCCACACACTTATTGCATGCTGCTTTGCGCAGAGTATTAGGTACTCACGTAGCTCAAAAAGGGTCATTGGTAAACGAGCAATACCTACGTTTTGACTTCTCACATTTTGAGAAAGTAACCGATGAACAATTGGCAGAGATTGAACATATCGTAAATCAGAAGATTCGTGAAAACATTGCTTTACAGGAAGATCGTTCTCTGCCAATTGAAGAGGCACGAAAAGCAGGTGCTATGATGTTGTTTGGTGAGAAATATGGTGATACCGTTCGTATGATTACTTTCGATCCAAGTTATAGCCGCGAGCTATGTGGTGGATGCCATGTATCTGCTACCGGTAAGATTGGTTTGTTTAAGATTACCTCAGAAGCAGGGGTTGCTGCTGGTGTACGTCGTATCGAAGCTATCACTGCTGATGCTGCTGAAACCTATGTGGATGAGCAGACAACATTGCTAAAAGAAATCAAGGAACTGCTGAAAAATCCGAAAGATGTTAAAAAAGCAATCGCAGATTTGCTGGAAGAAAAAGGAAAATTAACAAAGCAAGTAGAAGTATACGAAAATCAGCAACTTCAGACTCTGAAAGATGAATTAGTGAAAAAAGCTCAAACTGTTAATGGTATACAGGTTGTTTCAGAAAAAGTAGCTGTACCTTCTGCTGACGCACTAAAACAACTTGCCTATGATCTGAAAGCTAAAATGGATCAATCCTTTATTGTATTAGCTGCAGACATTCAAGGAAAACCTCAGATTGCTGTAATGATAACAGATGAACTGGTAAAAGAAAAGAGTCTGCATGCTGGTAATATTGTCAAAGAACTGGCGAAAGAGATCAAAGGTGGAGGAGGTGGCCAACCTTTCTTTGCTACTGCCGGTGGTTCAGATGTGAGCGGTCTGGATCGGGTAGTAGAAAAAGGAAAACAGTTAGTGTAG
- a CDS encoding HsdM family class I SAM-dependent methyltransferase encodes MNKDFIVSLTKYYRKFRDKDKSSEIFVHFLAVLALKFIQETHEKPYFKDLKASTIKSIFSIWNNLSQTGTASRLDNIIEILQEENSEIFSKLFQSVFFRKLSFSDTDVDRDTKLVQLLEDLEGISFGNTLKAVEENGSSVGYLIEKFTEESFHKEGFLYTPRSIANMMAQMANLESAHSVYDPAAGIGTLLVQAAKVGKLADTSLFGQDIQSPYVELARFHLFFNGIFNASLEVGDSLSKTRSSKRTYDCVLTQPPFREKLLLPANPRDFLQPIKRRKRNLSFAAENNVTGPVRMRRQAEHLDFLTQAMDSLNETGKAILIVPHGLLFKTGVAYQIRRKMVNNNLVEAVVDLPPHVFYSSKINAAILVLNKNKTHDNILFIDASSLYDSDRRRNKIRTSHSKQVMDAFRKFATQEGLSYRASQSEIENERNNYNLTAKRYVQAHERIPDVNLKELMNEIESLEKTLSNIQDRIKTEMASLVK; translated from the coding sequence ATGAACAAAGATTTCATTGTATCTCTCACGAAATACTACCGCAAATTCAGAGACAAGGACAAGAGTTCTGAGATCTTTGTGCACTTTCTGGCGGTATTGGCATTGAAGTTTATTCAGGAGACGCACGAAAAGCCTTATTTCAAAGATTTAAAGGCATCCACAATCAAATCTATTTTTTCTATCTGGAACAATCTGTCTCAGACCGGTACAGCCAGTCGTCTGGATAATATTATAGAGATATTACAGGAAGAAAACAGCGAGATATTCAGCAAACTTTTTCAATCTGTTTTTTTCAGAAAACTTTCATTTAGTGATACAGATGTAGATCGTGATACCAAGTTGGTTCAATTACTAGAAGATCTGGAAGGAATCAGCTTTGGAAATACACTGAAAGCAGTAGAAGAAAATGGTTCTTCTGTAGGATATCTGATAGAAAAATTTACTGAAGAAAGCTTCCACAAAGAAGGCTTTCTGTATACACCACGTAGTATTGCCAATATGATGGCTCAAATGGCTAATCTTGAGTCAGCTCATTCTGTATATGATCCAGCCGCAGGTATTGGTACCTTACTGGTGCAAGCAGCCAAAGTAGGTAAGTTAGCCGATACCAGCTTATTTGGACAGGATATTCAGAGTCCTTATGTTGAACTGGCTCGTTTCCACCTTTTCTTTAATGGCATATTTAATGCCTCTCTGGAAGTTGGTGACAGCTTATCAAAAACACGCTCCAGTAAACGTACATATGATTGTGTACTTACTCAGCCTCCATTCCGTGAAAAATTACTATTACCAGCTAACCCTCGTGATTTCCTACAACCGATAAAACGGAGAAAACGGAATCTAAGCTTTGCAGCTGAAAATAATGTTACGGGGCCTGTACGTATGCGCAGACAAGCTGAGCATCTGGATTTTCTCACTCAGGCAATGGATTCTCTGAATGAAACCGGGAAAGCGATATTGATTGTCCCTCACGGCTTGTTGTTCAAAACGGGAGTAGCTTATCAGATTCGTCGCAAAATGGTTAATAATAACCTAGTTGAAGCAGTAGTTGACCTTCCTCCACATGTGTTCTACAGCAGCAAAATCAATGCAGCCATTCTTGTCCTGAATAAGAATAAGACGCATGATAATATACTGTTTATTGATGCATCATCCTTGTATGACTCTGATCGTAGAAGAAATAAGATACGCACCTCACACAGTAAGCAGGTAATGGATGCATTCCGCAAATTTGCGACACAAGAAGGACTATCCTATCGGGCTTCTCAGTCAGAAATAGAAAATGAGAGAAACAATTATAACCTGACAGCAAAACGCTATGTTCAGGCACATGAAAGAATACCTGATGTCAACTTAAAAGAGTTAATGAACGAAATCGAATCACTGGAAAAAACACTTTCCAATATTCAGGATCGGATTAAAACAGAAATGGCATCTTTA
- a CDS encoding peptidoglycan DD-metalloendopeptidase family protein yields MARIKYYYDTETCKYERVKVKPSDVAINILGFVSVAFLCSLALMPLYNSYFRSDREEALQRENQELKLYYEVMNKELQKTTQMLSALRERDDNIYRVIFEASPIPESVREAGVGGVDRYKEILEKGLKNEELILSTRQKIDKLKKKMYIQTKSYDEIVTLVNNKTKMLASLPAIQPVSNKELKRLASGFGMRMHPIYKVMKMHTGVDFACQRGTPIYATGDGVISVAVHNSGGYGNEVQVSHGYGYITLYAHMERFIVHTGQRVKRGQLIGYVGSTGTSVSPHLHYEVLHNGQKVNPIHFFYNDLTPMEYQKLLELASVENQSLS; encoded by the coding sequence ATGGCCAGAATAAAGTACTACTATGACACGGAAACGTGTAAATATGAACGAGTTAAAGTTAAACCTTCCGATGTAGCCATTAATATTTTAGGATTCGTTTCTGTGGCTTTCCTTTGTTCGTTGGCACTCATGCCATTATATAACTCGTATTTTCGTTCAGACCGTGAAGAAGCTCTTCAACGTGAGAATCAGGAATTGAAGTTGTATTATGAAGTGATGAATAAAGAATTACAAAAAACTACCCAGATGTTGAGTGCTCTCCGGGAACGTGACGACAACATCTATCGGGTCATTTTCGAAGCCTCTCCTATTCCGGAATCTGTTCGTGAAGCAGGTGTTGGAGGTGTAGATCGTTACAAGGAAATCCTTGAGAAAGGATTAAAAAATGAAGAGTTGATTCTTTCAACCCGTCAGAAAATTGATAAGTTAAAGAAGAAAATGTATATCCAGACCAAGTCTTATGACGAAATTGTTACTCTGGTGAACAACAAAACCAAAATGCTTGCCTCTTTACCTGCTATTCAGCCAGTATCCAATAAAGAGCTTAAGCGCTTAGCCTCGGGTTTTGGAATGCGTATGCACCCTATCTACAAAGTAATGAAAATGCACACAGGTGTTGATTTTGCCTGTCAACGGGGCACTCCTATCTATGCTACCGGTGATGGCGTAATCAGTGTGGCCGTACATAACAGTGGTGGATATGGTAATGAAGTACAGGTCAGCCATGGCTATGGATACATTACGTTGTATGCTCATATGGAACGATTTATTGTACATACAGGGCAACGTGTAAAACGCGGGCAGTTGATTGGATATGTGGGTAGTACAGGAACATCTGTATCTCCTCACCTTCACTATGAAGTATTACATAATGGACAGAAAGTAAATCCAATCCATTTCTTCTATAACGATCTCACTCCTATGGAGTACCAGAAATTGCTGGAACTGGCGTCTGTAGAAAATCAATCACTCTCGTAA